From Actinoplanes oblitus, a single genomic window includes:
- the nirB gene encoding nitrite reductase large subunit NirB, with protein MTQRLVVIGNGMAGARTVEEILARNGDFTVTMFGDEPYGNYNRIMLSNLLAGVETEEGIFLNDLAWYSENGITLNAGVKVERIDAKKKLVHDSNGVATPYDKLIIATGSYSWTPPMKNVHNPKRGYHQGVFAFRTLDDTRGMIRYARDHERAVVIGGGLLGLEAARGLQNHVSQVTLLHAMGHLMERQLDPKAGQMLQASVEGKLGIKVITNAMTTEILGKDRVTGVKLADGTVIECDVVVIAAGIRPNTEMVANSGLPVERGIVVDDQMRVQGEQDIYSVGECAQHRGNLYGLVAPLWDQAKVLADHITGRNPDAAYHGSKLSTKLKVAGIDVASMGLIAPETDDDEVVVYNEPKKGVYKQLIIRDDVLVGAVLVGDNSKAASLIQAFDRGTALPEERAGLIFDIGGPAGEVSPAEMADDAQVCNCNGVSKGAICGAVSSGCKTVSGVMDKTRAGKGCGTCKPLVQRIVEWANGGAVEEDPAASWYVPGVPMPKPELMAAIRQYELKSVSAVFDKLVPGGQHDAKSKMGLASLLKMMWADQYEDERDARFINDRVHGNIQKDGTFSVVPQMKGGVTTPAELKRIAEVAEKYRVPMVKLTGGQRIDLLGVPKEQLPAMWADLDMPSGYAYAKSFRTVKTCVGSDFCRFGVGDSTALGIAIEERYQGLEGPGKMKLAVTGCPRNCAEAYVKDLGVVAIDGGKWEIYVGGAAGAHIRKGDLLTTVDSAEEVIKLTGRFLQYYRENANWLERTYAFVPRIGIDRIREIVVEDSDGIAEALDAAVEEAVQAYKDPWKERAEPVTPGQFRTSLPLTVLPQVPVRA; from the coding sequence GTGACTCAGCGTTTAGTGGTGATCGGCAACGGCATGGCGGGCGCCCGCACGGTCGAGGAGATCCTCGCCCGCAACGGCGACTTCACCGTGACGATGTTCGGTGACGAGCCGTACGGCAACTACAACCGGATCATGCTCTCCAACCTGCTGGCCGGGGTGGAGACCGAGGAGGGCATCTTCCTCAACGATCTGGCCTGGTACTCCGAGAACGGCATCACGCTGAACGCCGGGGTCAAGGTCGAGCGGATCGACGCGAAGAAGAAGCTGGTGCACGACAGCAACGGGGTGGCCACCCCGTACGACAAGCTGATCATCGCGACCGGCAGCTACTCGTGGACGCCGCCGATGAAGAACGTGCACAACCCGAAGCGCGGCTACCACCAGGGCGTCTTCGCGTTCCGGACGCTCGACGACACCCGCGGCATGATCCGCTACGCCCGGGACCACGAGCGGGCGGTGGTGATCGGCGGCGGCCTGCTCGGCCTGGAGGCGGCGCGCGGCCTGCAGAACCACGTCAGCCAGGTGACCCTGCTGCACGCCATGGGCCACCTGATGGAACGCCAGCTCGATCCGAAGGCCGGCCAGATGCTGCAGGCCAGCGTCGAGGGCAAGCTCGGGATCAAGGTGATCACCAACGCGATGACCACCGAGATCCTCGGCAAGGACCGGGTCACCGGGGTGAAGCTGGCCGACGGCACGGTCATCGAGTGCGACGTGGTGGTGATCGCCGCCGGCATCCGGCCGAACACCGAGATGGTGGCGAACAGCGGGCTGCCGGTCGAGCGCGGCATCGTGGTCGACGACCAGATGCGGGTGCAGGGCGAGCAGGACATCTACTCGGTGGGCGAGTGCGCCCAGCACCGGGGCAACCTGTACGGCCTGGTCGCCCCGCTGTGGGACCAGGCGAAGGTGCTCGCCGACCACATCACCGGGCGCAACCCGGACGCGGCGTACCACGGCTCGAAGCTCTCCACCAAGCTCAAGGTGGCCGGCATCGACGTCGCCTCGATGGGCCTGATCGCCCCGGAGACCGACGACGACGAGGTGGTCGTCTACAACGAGCCCAAGAAGGGCGTCTACAAGCAGCTGATCATCCGCGACGACGTGCTGGTCGGTGCGGTGCTGGTCGGCGACAACAGCAAGGCGGCGTCGCTGATCCAGGCGTTCGACAGGGGTACCGCCCTGCCGGAGGAGCGGGCCGGGCTGATCTTCGACATCGGCGGCCCGGCCGGCGAGGTGTCGCCCGCCGAGATGGCCGACGACGCGCAGGTCTGCAACTGCAACGGGGTCAGCAAGGGCGCGATCTGCGGCGCGGTCTCGTCCGGGTGCAAGACGGTCAGCGGCGTGATGGACAAGACCCGGGCCGGCAAGGGCTGCGGCACCTGCAAGCCGCTGGTCCAGCGGATCGTGGAGTGGGCCAACGGCGGCGCGGTCGAGGAGGACCCGGCGGCGTCCTGGTACGTCCCCGGCGTCCCGATGCCCAAGCCGGAGCTGATGGCCGCGATCCGCCAGTACGAGCTCAAGAGCGTCTCCGCGGTCTTCGACAAGCTGGTCCCCGGCGGGCAGCACGACGCGAAGAGCAAGATGGGCCTGGCCTCGCTGCTCAAGATGATGTGGGCCGACCAGTACGAGGACGAGCGCGACGCCCGGTTCATCAACGACCGGGTGCACGGCAACATCCAGAAGGACGGCACCTTCTCGGTGGTCCCGCAGATGAAGGGCGGCGTCACCACCCCGGCCGAGCTCAAGCGGATCGCCGAGGTGGCCGAGAAGTACCGGGTGCCGATGGTCAAGCTGACCGGCGGCCAGCGCATCGACCTGCTCGGGGTGCCCAAGGAACAGCTCCCGGCGATGTGGGCGGACCTGGACATGCCGTCCGGCTACGCGTACGCCAAGAGCTTCCGCACCGTGAAGACCTGCGTCGGCTCGGACTTCTGCCGGTTCGGGGTCGGTGACTCCACCGCGCTGGGCATCGCCATCGAGGAGCGGTACCAGGGGCTGGAGGGCCCCGGCAAGATGAAGCTCGCCGTCACCGGCTGCCCGCGCAACTGTGCCGAGGCGTACGTGAAGGATCTCGGTGTCGTCGCCATCGACGGCGGCAAGTGGGAGATCTACGTCGGCGGTGCGGCCGGCGCCCACATCCGCAAGGGTGACCTGCTCACCACGGTCGACTCGGCCGAAGAGGTGATCAAGTTGACCGGGCGGTTCCTGCAGTACTACCGGGAGAACGCCAACTGGCTGGAGCGCACCTACGCGTTCGTCCCGCGGATCGGCATCGACCGGATCCGGGAGATCGTCGTCGAGGACTCGGACGGCATCGCCGAGGCCCTGGACGCCGCCGTCGAGGAGGCCGTGCAGGCCTACAAGGACCCCTGGAAGGAGCGGGCCGAGCCGGTCACGCCCGGCCAGTTCCGTACCTCCCTTCCCCTGACCGTTCTCCCCCAGGTTCCGGTGCGCGCATGA
- a CDS encoding Rieske (2Fe-2S) protein yields MTITTASSTPTVLGPVADIPLGEGRTYAVDGDMIAVFRLRDGSLRAVSAVCPHKGGPLADGQIDNSIVVCPLHLFAWDLATGCSQSGQAPIDVYPVREDDGQILLGE; encoded by the coding sequence ATGACCATCACCACTGCTTCCTCGACCCCGACCGTTCTCGGCCCGGTCGCCGACATCCCGCTCGGCGAGGGACGCACCTACGCCGTGGACGGGGACATGATCGCCGTCTTCCGCCTGCGCGACGGCTCCCTGCGCGCGGTCTCCGCGGTCTGCCCGCACAAGGGCGGCCCGCTGGCGGACGGGCAGATCGACAACTCGATCGTCGTCTGCCCGCTGCACCTGTTCGCCTGGGACCTCGCCACCGGGTGCTCCCAGTCCGGCCAAGCCCCGATCGACGTCTACCCGGTCCGGGAAGACGACGGTCAGATCCTTCTGGGAGAGTGA
- a CDS encoding MFS transporter yields MTATVPTIETTRPSARTLKGHWIDEWNPEDRTFWANGGEKIAKRNLYFSIFSEHIGFSVWSLWSVLVLFLGPAYGFAPAEKFLLTAVPTLVGAGLRIPYTFAVAKFGGRNWTIISATMLLVPAVLTAFLVKPGVSLSTLLILGALAGVGGGNFASSMANINAFFPERRKGWALGFNAGGGNIGVATVQLVGLFVLAVFGAGHPGIVAGLYIPLIVISAVCSAIWMDNLSQARNEKRGMRDALRESHTWVMSLLYIGTFGSFIGFGFAFGQVLQVQFATQFNTPIKAAYLTFLGPLLGSLIRPLGGALADRLGGAKVTFVNFIAMAAGASVVLVAAQQRSLPLYIAGFISLFILSGLGNGSTYKMIPAIFKSKYAGDAHQARRISGSVIGIAGALGGIGGVLVNLAFRQSFLTYKDADAAYLAFIGFYALCVLVTWTVYLRPGARETIAV; encoded by the coding sequence ATGACCGCGACTGTGCCCACCATTGAGACCACCCGGCCGTCCGCCAGAACCCTGAAGGGCCACTGGATCGACGAGTGGAACCCCGAGGACCGCACGTTCTGGGCCAACGGCGGCGAGAAGATCGCCAAGCGCAACCTGTACTTCTCGATCTTCTCCGAGCACATCGGCTTCTCGGTGTGGTCGCTGTGGTCGGTGCTGGTGCTCTTCCTCGGCCCGGCCTACGGCTTCGCGCCGGCGGAGAAGTTCCTGCTCACCGCGGTGCCGACGCTGGTCGGTGCCGGGCTGCGGATCCCGTACACGTTCGCGGTGGCCAAGTTCGGTGGCCGCAACTGGACGATCATCAGCGCGACGATGCTGCTCGTCCCGGCGGTGCTGACCGCGTTCCTGGTCAAGCCGGGCGTCTCGCTGAGCACCCTGCTGATCCTGGGCGCGCTGGCCGGGGTGGGCGGCGGCAACTTCGCCTCCTCGATGGCGAACATCAACGCCTTCTTCCCGGAGCGGCGCAAGGGCTGGGCGCTCGGTTTCAACGCCGGTGGCGGCAACATCGGCGTCGCCACGGTGCAACTGGTCGGCCTGTTCGTGCTCGCCGTCTTCGGCGCCGGGCACCCGGGCATCGTGGCCGGTCTCTACATCCCGCTGATCGTGATCTCCGCGGTCTGCTCGGCGATCTGGATGGACAACCTGTCCCAGGCCCGCAACGAGAAGCGGGGGATGCGCGACGCGCTCCGGGAGTCGCACACCTGGGTCATGTCGCTGCTCTACATCGGCACGTTCGGTTCGTTCATCGGCTTCGGCTTCGCGTTCGGCCAGGTGCTGCAGGTGCAGTTCGCCACCCAGTTCAACACCCCGATCAAGGCGGCCTACCTGACCTTCCTCGGCCCGCTGCTGGGCTCGCTGATCCGGCCGCTCGGCGGCGCGCTCGCCGACCGGCTGGGCGGCGCGAAGGTCACCTTCGTCAACTTCATCGCGATGGCGGCCGGGGCGAGCGTGGTGCTGGTGGCCGCGCAGCAGCGGTCCCTGCCGCTCTACATCGCCGGGTTCATCAGCCTGTTCATCCTCAGCGGGCTGGGCAACGGGTCCACCTACAAGATGATCCCGGCGATCTTCAAGTCGAAGTACGCCGGCGACGCCCACCAGGCACGGCGGATCTCCGGCTCGGTGATCGGCATCGCCGGCGCGCTCGGCGGCATCGGCGGGGTGCTGGTGAACCTGGCCTTCCGGCAGTCCTTCCTGACATACAAGGACGCGGACGCGGCGTACCTGGCGTTCATCGGGTTCTACGCGCTGTGCGTACTGGTGACCTGGACGGTCTACCTGCGCCCCGGCGCCCGCGAGACGATCGCGGTCTGA
- a CDS encoding ABC transporter ATP-binding protein: protein MTVNEAALEIRGLTKTFGSYRAVDHVDLTVRPGTFHGIVGPNGAGKSTTIGMAVGLITPDAGTIRLLGEDALADRARARALTGVLPDGLDFPERLTGAELLHYCAGLRGVASPGRRIAELIEVLGLAKGAATPLADCSTGTRKKVGLAQALLHAPRLLVLDEPFEAVDPVSAAAIRRVLRRFVAGGGSTVLSTHSMLLVEQMCDDVTVIHRGRVVAAGTVAEVAGEAGLEERFVELVGADAPGSADLDWLIAG, encoded by the coding sequence ATCACCGTGAATGAAGCGGCTTTGGAGATCCGTGGCCTGACCAAAACCTTCGGGTCCTACCGGGCGGTGGACCACGTCGATCTGACGGTGCGGCCCGGGACGTTCCACGGGATCGTCGGGCCCAACGGCGCCGGCAAGTCCACCACGATCGGTATGGCGGTCGGCCTGATCACCCCGGACGCGGGCACCATCCGGCTGCTCGGCGAGGACGCGCTCGCCGACCGGGCGCGGGCCCGGGCGCTGACCGGCGTGCTGCCGGACGGGCTGGACTTCCCGGAACGGCTCACCGGCGCCGAACTGCTGCACTACTGCGCGGGACTGCGCGGCGTCGCCTCCCCGGGGCGCCGGATCGCCGAGCTGATCGAGGTGCTCGGCCTGGCCAAGGGCGCCGCCACCCCGCTGGCCGACTGCTCCACCGGCACCCGCAAGAAGGTCGGGCTGGCCCAGGCGCTGCTGCACGCGCCGCGCCTGCTGGTGCTGGACGAGCCGTTCGAGGCGGTCGACCCGGTGTCCGCGGCAGCGATCCGGCGGGTGCTGCGCCGCTTCGTCGCCGGTGGCGGCAGCACGGTGCTCTCCACCCACTCGATGCTGCTGGTCGAGCAGATGTGCGACGACGTCACGGTGATCCACCGCGGCCGGGTGGTGGCCGCCGGGACGGTCGCCGAGGTGGCCGGCGAGGCGGGCCTGGAGGAGCGGTTCGTCGAACTGGTCGGCGCCGACGCGCCCGGCTCGGCCGACCTGGACTGGCTGATCGCCGGATGA
- a CDS encoding FtsX-like permease family protein — translation MALILRRAAAARGLLAAAAAVMLAAVLLLTGLTAYATASAGAGLRAAVQAADPDERSVLVRGALGTDPQARDAKVRQAYAPARVNSARYGSGWAVRGATGTAVPDADGIVYASLVQLDDLHEHADLVSGSWPAGNGDVAVAQPAATALGLHSGATLRLLDRNTKRTVARRVSGVWRPRDSADPYWLLTPDLFAGHLPQTATYGPIVAADPGFFTGASGGWLIRPALDSPTLASVRRAVEHAEATGTTLPETTGLGTSATVSTGLPVLADRLVRADLVRRSTLVTPLLLVVVLGGYALSLVAVLLAESRRGETALLRARGASRRQLAGLAALEASGLVLPGVLAGPPLAVALVRPQAPDARLDAGVWLVAALVGLGGVLALSLPAMRRGGTYVAETAGRKRLSTVRRAGLDLVVVALAVLGWLQLRQYSAPTGAGGLGIDPLLAAAPTLGVLTGAVLAVRLLPPVARFAAGRLNRGRARSALFGTWQAGRRAHAGPMVMVALAVAAATVSWCLAATAQQSRVDQAVQQTGADLRLVETGGAAPAGRAGELAALPGVRAVVPAWRDFVPLTAGEEPAELIALDAAAGRDVVQARDDALGGPPAELLGKLAAAGGPGQAGTLRPGRISSSAPLHTIAILTGGRRVDLGFTDRGRPRSFTAAGPGLLGFKVEGTGRWRITSQEGTWRATDQAGSLVDPVDGAYQVTGGLTVAFQAAWKPVPIAITPAVQAAFGKISFLNIGRAGVPVTVVAVINRMPGTGGGAAILADRAALDARLFGGFGVVHDTNEWWLSGTAPDAAGLSGLRVLDRRQLATTGDAYGTAARIALSGAALGAMLLAVAGIAADARATARHRSVELAVLHTLGAGPRLLARSLIVEQALLAGLGALAGLGVGLLVAAAMAPLLVLTPAAGRPEPAALLQILWGRTLGSAALLVAVALAVSATTALAATRRLPATRLRLGEDR, via the coding sequence ATGGCGCTGATCCTCCGGCGTGCGGCGGCAGCTCGGGGACTGCTCGCCGCGGCGGCCGCGGTCATGTTGGCCGCGGTGCTCCTGCTCACGGGGCTGACCGCGTACGCCACCGCCTCGGCCGGCGCGGGACTGCGCGCCGCGGTCCAGGCCGCCGACCCGGACGAACGGTCGGTGCTGGTGCGCGGGGCGCTCGGCACCGATCCGCAGGCCCGCGACGCCAAGGTGCGGCAGGCGTACGCGCCGGCGCGGGTGAACTCGGCGCGGTACGGCTCCGGCTGGGCCGTGCGTGGCGCCACCGGGACCGCGGTGCCGGACGCGGACGGCATCGTCTACGCGTCCCTGGTCCAGCTCGACGACCTGCACGAGCACGCCGACCTGGTCAGCGGTTCCTGGCCGGCCGGGAACGGCGACGTCGCGGTGGCCCAGCCGGCCGCCACCGCACTCGGGCTCCACAGTGGCGCGACGTTGCGGCTGCTCGACCGGAACACCAAGCGGACCGTGGCGCGCCGGGTCAGCGGCGTCTGGCGGCCGCGGGACTCGGCCGACCCGTACTGGCTGCTCACCCCGGACCTGTTCGCCGGGCATCTGCCGCAGACCGCGACGTACGGCCCGATCGTCGCCGCCGACCCGGGCTTCTTCACCGGGGCGTCCGGCGGCTGGCTGATCCGGCCCGCTCTGGACAGCCCGACACTCGCGTCGGTCCGGCGGGCGGTGGAGCACGCCGAGGCCACCGGCACGACCCTGCCGGAGACGACCGGCCTGGGTACCTCGGCGACGGTGAGCACCGGGCTGCCCGTCCTGGCCGACCGCCTGGTCCGGGCCGACCTGGTCCGCCGCTCCACACTGGTCACCCCGCTGCTGCTGGTGGTGGTCCTCGGCGGCTACGCGCTGTCGCTGGTCGCGGTGCTGCTGGCCGAGTCCCGGCGCGGTGAGACCGCGCTGCTGCGGGCCCGCGGCGCGTCCCGCCGCCAGCTCGCCGGCCTGGCCGCGCTCGAGGCGTCCGGGCTGGTGCTGCCGGGCGTGCTGGCCGGGCCGCCGCTCGCCGTGGCGCTGGTCCGGCCGCAGGCCCCCGACGCCCGGCTCGATGCCGGCGTCTGGCTGGTCGCGGCCCTGGTCGGGCTGGGCGGCGTGCTCGCCCTGAGCCTGCCCGCGATGCGCCGCGGCGGCACCTACGTCGCGGAGACCGCCGGTCGCAAACGCCTGTCGACGGTCCGCCGCGCCGGGCTGGACCTGGTCGTCGTCGCCCTGGCCGTGCTCGGCTGGCTGCAACTGCGGCAGTATTCGGCACCGACCGGCGCGGGTGGCCTCGGCATCGACCCGCTGCTCGCCGCCGCGCCCACCCTCGGCGTGCTGACCGGCGCGGTGCTGGCCGTCCGGTTGCTGCCGCCGGTGGCCCGGTTCGCGGCCGGCCGGCTGAACCGCGGCCGGGCCCGCTCCGCGCTGTTCGGCACCTGGCAGGCCGGCCGGCGCGCGCACGCCGGCCCGATGGTGATGGTCGCCCTCGCGGTCGCCGCGGCCACCGTCTCCTGGTGCCTGGCCGCCACCGCCCAGCAGTCCCGCGTCGACCAGGCGGTCCAGCAGACCGGCGCGGACCTGCGGCTGGTCGAGACCGGCGGGGCCGCACCGGCCGGCCGGGCCGGCGAGCTGGCCGCACTGCCCGGCGTACGCGCCGTGGTGCCGGCCTGGCGCGACTTCGTGCCGCTGACCGCCGGCGAGGAACCGGCCGAGCTGATCGCCCTGGACGCGGCGGCCGGCCGGGACGTGGTGCAGGCCCGCGACGACGCCCTCGGCGGCCCGCCCGCCGAGCTGCTCGGCAAGCTCGCCGCCGCCGGTGGCCCGGGCCAGGCCGGCACCCTGCGGCCGGGCCGGATCAGCAGTTCCGCGCCGCTGCACACGATCGCGATCCTCACCGGCGGGCGGCGCGTCGATCTCGGGTTCACCGACCGCGGCCGGCCGCGGTCGTTCACCGCCGCCGGGCCCGGCCTGCTCGGCTTCAAGGTGGAGGGGACCGGCCGCTGGCGGATCACCAGCCAGGAGGGCACCTGGCGGGCGACCGACCAGGCCGGCTCGCTGGTCGACCCGGTGGACGGCGCGTACCAGGTCACCGGTGGCCTCACGGTGGCGTTCCAGGCGGCCTGGAAGCCGGTCCCGATCGCGATCACCCCGGCGGTGCAGGCCGCGTTCGGCAAGATCAGCTTCCTGAACATCGGCCGGGCCGGCGTGCCGGTCACGGTGGTCGCCGTGATCAACCGGATGCCCGGCACCGGCGGTGGCGCGGCGATCCTGGCCGACCGGGCCGCGCTCGACGCCCGGCTCTTCGGGGGCTTCGGCGTCGTGCACGACACCAACGAGTGGTGGCTGAGCGGGACCGCTCCGGACGCCGCCGGGCTCTCCGGCCTGCGCGTGCTGGACCGGCGGCAGCTGGCGACCACCGGTGACGCGTACGGGACGGCCGCCCGGATCGCGCTGTCCGGGGCCGCGCTCGGCGCGATGCTGCTGGCCGTGGCCGGCATCGCGGCCGACGCCCGGGCCACCGCCCGGCACCGCTCGGTGGAGCTGGCCGTACTGCACACCCTGGGCGCCGGCCCGCGCCTGCTGGCTCGCTCCCTGATCGTCGAACAGGCACTGCTGGCCGGGCTCGGCGCGCTCGCCGGCCTCGGCGTCGGGCTGCTGGTCGCCGCCGCGATGGCTCCGCTGCTGGTGCTCACGCCGGCGGCCGGGCGCCCGGAGCCGGCCGCGCTGTTGCAGATCCTCTGGGGCCGCACCCTGGGCAGCGCCGCCCTGCTGGTCGCCGTCGCCCTCGCGGTCAGCGCCACCACCGCGCTGGCCGCCACCCGCCGGCTGCCGGCAACCCGTCTGCGACTGGGGGAGGACCGATGA
- a CDS encoding FtsX-like permease family protein, with amino-acid sequence MSVLHRVRAFAGQLALLAVLGALAAFLVSGPVRLANGRTDDGLRGDIGKLPAASRDLTYSGIRMIGEPNRATGATQLEPIRRGLPAPLPGLVSDGWYIAETELSSIRPAGIEPGQCPDLVRVRWQTGADRAVELVGGRAPRSRATPELMIGRDAAAALGIKVGDRVSLGSPQGTAEAAVVGVFAPLDAANPIWADQELAPSACPDPREGQRSEAVLLTDQGGAVAIGARLENLGDRWRFRLDERRITADRVRDLTKAVAGARRRPPERTSLQSSLDTTLARFDEQVLAVRALLAVVQAGILATAAGLVLLAARLMADRRRAEFALVRARGGAVRTVAGRTLRETLIVVPIAVAAGWLAGTQLPGRPADGEPLLVLAVALLAVLAAPGYAALVARHPSFSGHRSDVASLRPGPRRLTAEAFLVLLAAGGIALLRRRGLDAGAGVDPYLITVPVLLALAASVVALRLVPFPLRWAGNLAARARGAIAFLGLSGAGRAPLHSGPLAVLVVAIATGLFTGTVTSTVGAARDHAAELAIPGDATVTGYRFAADTAQRIAALPHVTRASSMLLYQGARVRGDTTPLLTQTLAMVVDAATAGLDLPAALTGARPGGAAVPAIVSPRLAAQLAGGGFVEVQGREYRFTVAQVRSAVPGLGTEARDFMVLPQQAMPIPDFQPILPNRILVAGDGFDPDRVRQTADDGQRAQLASLTGSPQKDGKLAVPAVVTTRSDYRASLEKRGVNGALSFTFAAGMIAAAALSLTAVALAVLTGAPARGRTLSRLRTMGLSARQGRRLLVFEILPLIGVAVLAGGLAGFALPALIGPALGLGGFTSGVAAGTTLDPWFAGGVLAVAALAVLAALAVENVANRRLRLGTVLRLGEEQS; translated from the coding sequence ATGAGCGTGCTGCACCGGGTCCGTGCGTTCGCCGGTCAGCTCGCCCTGCTCGCCGTGCTCGGCGCGCTGGCCGCGTTCCTGGTCTCCGGGCCGGTCCGGCTGGCCAACGGCCGCACCGACGACGGCCTGCGTGGCGACATCGGCAAACTGCCGGCGGCCAGCCGGGACCTCACCTACTCCGGGATCCGGATGATCGGCGAGCCCAACCGGGCGACCGGCGCCACCCAGCTGGAGCCGATCCGCCGGGGGCTGCCCGCCCCGCTGCCCGGCCTGGTCAGCGACGGCTGGTACATCGCCGAGACGGAACTGTCCTCGATCCGCCCGGCCGGGATCGAGCCCGGCCAGTGCCCGGACCTGGTCCGGGTGCGCTGGCAGACCGGCGCCGACAGGGCCGTCGAGCTGGTCGGCGGCCGGGCCCCGCGGTCGCGGGCGACGCCCGAGCTGATGATCGGGCGGGACGCCGCCGCGGCGCTCGGCATCAAGGTCGGCGACCGGGTCAGCCTCGGGTCCCCGCAGGGCACCGCCGAGGCCGCGGTGGTCGGCGTGTTCGCCCCGCTCGACGCGGCGAACCCGATCTGGGCCGACCAGGAGCTGGCCCCGAGCGCCTGCCCGGACCCGCGCGAGGGGCAGCGGAGCGAGGCGGTGCTGCTCACCGACCAGGGCGGCGCCGTCGCGATCGGCGCCAGGCTGGAGAACCTGGGCGACCGGTGGCGGTTCCGGCTCGACGAGCGGAGGATCACCGCCGACCGGGTGCGGGACCTGACCAAGGCGGTCGCCGGCGCCCGGCGCCGGCCGCCGGAGCGGACCTCCCTGCAGAGCAGCCTGGACACCACGCTGGCCCGGTTCGACGAGCAGGTCCTCGCGGTGCGGGCGCTGCTGGCCGTGGTGCAGGCCGGGATCCTGGCCACCGCCGCCGGCCTGGTGCTGCTCGCCGCGCGGCTGATGGCCGATCGGCGGCGGGCCGAGTTCGCGCTGGTCCGGGCGCGGGGCGGGGCGGTACGCACGGTCGCCGGCCGTACCCTGCGGGAAACCCTGATCGTGGTCCCGATCGCGGTGGCCGCCGGCTGGCTGGCCGGGACCCAGCTGCCCGGCCGGCCCGCTGACGGGGAGCCGCTGCTGGTACTCGCCGTCGCGCTGCTCGCCGTGCTGGCCGCTCCGGGGTACGCCGCGCTGGTCGCCAGGCATCCGTCGTTCTCCGGGCACCGCTCCGACGTGGCGTCGCTGCGGCCGGGCCCGCGGCGGCTCACCGCCGAGGCGTTCCTGGTGCTGCTCGCGGCCGGCGGGATCGCCCTGCTGCGGCGGCGCGGGCTGGACGCCGGGGCCGGGGTGGACCCGTACCTGATCACCGTGCCGGTCCTGCTCGCCCTGGCCGCCTCGGTGGTGGCGCTGCGGCTGGTGCCGTTCCCGCTGCGCTGGGCAGGCAACCTGGCCGCCCGGGCCCGCGGTGCGATCGCCTTTCTCGGCCTCAGCGGCGCCGGCCGCGCCCCGCTGCACTCCGGTCCGCTCGCGGTACTGGTCGTGGCGATCGCCACCGGGCTGTTCACCGGCACCGTGACCAGCACCGTCGGCGCGGCCCGGGACCACGCGGCGGAGCTGGCCATCCCGGGCGACGCGACGGTCACCGGTTACCGGTTCGCCGCCGACACCGCCCAGCGGATCGCCGCGCTGCCGCACGTGACCCGCGCCAGCTCGATGCTGCTCTACCAGGGTGCCAGGGTGCGCGGCGACACCACGCCGCTGCTCACCCAGACCCTGGCGATGGTGGTGGACGCGGCGACCGCCGGACTGGACCTGCCGGCCGCGCTGACCGGCGCGCGACCCGGCGGGGCCGCGGTCCCGGCGATCGTCTCGCCGCGGCTGGCCGCGCAGCTCGCCGGCGGCGGGTTCGTCGAGGTGCAGGGGCGGGAGTACCGGTTCACCGTGGCCCAGGTCCGCTCGGCGGTGCCCGGGCTGGGCACCGAGGCCCGCGACTTCATGGTGCTGCCGCAGCAGGCCATGCCGATCCCGGACTTCCAGCCGATCCTGCCCAACCGGATCCTGGTCGCCGGCGACGGGTTCGACCCGGATCGGGTGCGGCAGACCGCCGACGACGGTCAGCGTGCCCAGCTGGCCTCGCTGACCGGCAGCCCGCAGAAGGACGGGAAGCTGGCGGTGCCGGCGGTGGTGACCACCCGGTCCGACTACCGCGCCTCGCTGGAGAAGCGCGGCGTCAACGGCGCGCTCAGCTTCACCTTCGCGGCCGGCATGATCGCCGCCGCGGCGCTGTCGCTGACCGCCGTGGCGCTCGCCGTGCTGACCGGCGCGCCGGCTCGCGGCCGGACGCTGTCCCGGCTGCGGACCATGGGCCTGTCCGCGCGGCAGGGCCGGCGCCTGCTGGTCTTCGAGATCCTGCCGCTGATCGGGGTGGCCGTGCTGGCCGGTGGCCTGGCCGGGTTCGCGCTGCCGGCGCTGATCGGCCCGGCGCTGGGACTGGGCGGCTTCACCTCCGGGGTGGCCGCCGGGACCACCCTGGATCCGTGGTTCGCCGGTGGGGTGCTGGCCGTGGCGGCGCTGGCCGTGCTGGCCGCGCTCGCCGTGGAGAACGTCGCCAACCGCCGCCTGCGCCTCGGCACGGTGCTGCGGCTCGGAGAGGAGCAGTCGTGA